CACTGGAATGAATGTGCAACCATTATTGTATTCCTTGTCtgtttaatacatccatggctGCACTTAAGAGTTATATACCCCGCTTTCACCAGTAGATGTCAGGCTTCACACAGATTTAGGTATTGGGTTTGGTTTCACACACTGCCGTATTTTAGTTTTACTGTTAAAGATTAtaggtgtttttttaaatttgtgcaaGTCCTCTGGGTTAACTAAATCATTTGTATTATTCCTGCTAGTATGTGCATGTTGTCAACCTTCAGAAGACACTATTTGCTGTAAATATCTATTTAAGAATTAAAACGCTGTgttggttttcttttgtttgatacattttgtaGTAATAATTTGATTTCCACATGCTCATGTTGCAGCTCCCTATCACTGATTGCTACAACTCAGTTCTGATTTAACCTATATGTAGGTCAAGAGAACTTCTTATTTGCTGTttaaacattatattattatactttatatacagtctgtgttAAAAACACTGGTAGCTCTTTCCTTCTACAcagaaagtgaaacaaatatataaaaactggGTAGTTGAACATGAGCACAGAGCCTTTCTAAGACCCTAATCTGAATTTGATTTCACCCATTTAGATAATATCTAAACATAAcattacatatatacagtatataacatcaAATGTATATGTTCATTGATTGGATTGCTTAACTGATTTACACATCAAACAAAAGATCAAACAGCAAAACCAgctgtctttctgtgtctctgacaCCCTCAATAAAATTCAACCTTTTAAAaagctgataaaataaaatgaaacgtGCAAAAATACAGATATATACAAACAGCAGTGTATAATTATAATCTGCAGCATTGTGTTCCATTAAACTAGATCTTATTTCTataaactgttgtgtttttcagttttatggCAAAGCATTCCCTCTCAAAGAGGAAAGGATTCAGGTTGTCCATATGTAGTATGGATATTGGCCACCAGGTGGCAgacttaaattacattaaaaccCTTTCTCTCAGTCTATACAAAGAACATCAAGAGGAATCCAATTGCAGATGACCTTATTTGTGGATAGATATAAAACTATTAGCCAACAATATACCAAACATCTTACATCTTTATAGataaagcagaaataatcaGAGACAGATACATTTCATCCTAAAGCGCCAGATTACGTTCTCAGAGGCCGTGAAGCACAACAGCTGCTGTCCAGGattgaaacaaaatgttatgaCAATAACTTCTGTTCCCTGAAGGAGAGGAATGAGGTACAACACATATGGTATGGGATATCACGCCCCCTCGTGGCCTGACTGAAGACACCTCTATTCACGCCTTTAAGACAGATGACCTGTGGTGATGTATGTGGTCATCACAGTCATTGTGGGGGAAATGCATACAGGAGCATGCTGGGCCATGGGTGCGCCAGCGCATCCATTCCCAGAGGTGCATTGTTGTCCGTCATGGAAAAGAACAGGGGGCAGTGGGTATTTACCCCCGAGGCAAAGAGGTCCATATCTGCCCTGCCAAAACAATCCCATGTTTGAGCCACCACCAAAGGGTGCAACCTCCACTCTCTCACAAGAGCCCCCCTCCCGACTTAACAGGGGAAGCGAGCCGGTCCCTCTTTGCTTGTTTATGTAGGAAACCACTTTTGTATTGTTGGTCCTGACCAGAACATGCTGGACTGTCAGAACCTGTCGAAACTGCTTTAGAGCTAAGAAAGCCGCCAGCAGCTCCAGGTGGTTGATCTGAAGCTTGCATTGTACTGAAGTCCAGACCCCTCCCACCACTGCCCCATCgcagagcccccccccccagggaGGCATCTGTGGATACTACCTTGCGAAAAGAAATCTCACTATAGGGAAGCCCTGGTGTAGCAAACCGGGTTCCCTCCAAGGGGGGAGAGCAAACATGCAAGACGGGGTTATCGTCAGCCTCCTCTAGTGACGCGGCACACACAGCCAGTAAGACCAAGTCCAGCGTTGAAAAGCTTGCATCTTTAACAGCCCGAGCACCAGATATTCGTAGGCTGTGCCTTCAAATGCAAACCTTAGAAACTGCCAGTGGTCTGGGTGTATCGCTACATGAAAGTAAGCATCTGTGAGATCGATTGGTGTAAACCAATCCCCCGAGTCGACTGCTTTCAGCAGCTGTCTGAGTGTTAGCTTTGAGTCCATAGATATTTGTTTGTTATACTCGCAGGTCTAGAATAGGACGAAGTCCCCCTCCCTTTCTTTGGAACAACGAAATAACAGCTGTGCCAACCTTTGTTCGTTTCCGAAGCTGGGACCATTTGTATTGCTCACTTGTTCAACAGAGTGTTTATTTCCTTCCTCAATATAGCTGCTGCCTCGTCCCCTACAACCGTGTTTACTACAGAGAGGAAACAGGGTGGTTGGACCTGCAACTGTAACTGGTAACCCATAGCAATGGTTTTTTGAGTACATTAACAAACCCAAACTGGGGGCAAATACCTGAGGTAACAaaagtgcatttgtgtgcatggcAATGTGTTTGGTAGACTGTGCTAGGGAAGTGCAATGGCTTTTGGGACTGGACCCCCTGAACAGAACAATGCAAACGCCGCTTGGGCGGCAACAGATGAGGGGTAGCAGTGACTCTCTGCTACTGAAGCCCCTCTCCACTCAGTCCCAGAGCTAGGAGGAGTGTGGTTTCTTCCTCCTAGGCGCTGAATCCCTCTGGAGGCCTGGCAACGGGCCCTTGCTCCAAGCCGAGTGGCACGGAGTTTGACCAGGCATTGCAGCTTTACCAGCTGGGTGCCCAAACTCGTGGACGGCGCTGCTCTCTTGGAGGGAGAGGGTGGTACAGCAGGCTTGCGAGCGCTCGCTTGTTGCCAGGATTATACATCACGTCTGGGAATTATGTTGCACAGAGCTTCAgtctgcttcttcctctgttcAAACGTCACCTGTATGGCATTGAGTGACTGCCCAAACAAACCCTCAGCAGACACTGGCTCATCCAAATAAATGGCCCTGTCCCGATCCGGAACATCAGCGAGAGTCAGCCACAGGTGTCTCTGTGTCACCACTGTAGGTGCCATCCCTCTGCCCAGGGAGAGCGCCGCACAGTGGGACACGCCAAGAATGTAAACCGTGACAATTCTGACCTCATTCAGAAGAGGCACCAGTGGACCGTCGGGGGGAACCAGGGTTCCAAGCTCCACCAGACACATGGCTTGATACGTCTGAAGCATGGTGACAGAGCTCAGCGCACGTGCGGTGCCTGCCTGCACTCAGTAAATCTTCTCCAGCTGAAACTCAGAGTACCTGCAGTGCTTAAATAGGTGGGATGTGGGGGCGCCCACACCATGGTTGTGGGACGGGGCCAGATGGACGGCTCCATAGGCAGAGGATTGACCAGCTTTTTCAGCTCCATCCAGATCTAAATACTGTCCATAGCCAGGCACTGTGACGCGGGTAGACAGAGGTTTGAGCCATGTTGAGGTTAACTCCAGCTATCAAAGTCCGGGAACATAGGCAGGTGGTTTTTGACCATTGTCGGCTCAGGGGGAAGGAAAAATCCCACAAACCCCTACGGTTTCCGAGCCAGTGTAGGACAGGGCCCCTCCACCTCCAGTTTCTCAGCTGCACGGCGGTACAGTGAGAAAAAGGATGTATCGTCCTGGCCAACTGACGCAGCAGAGGCAGTGTACTGGCCCGACGATAAAGCCTCTTGTTCGTCCTCTGATAAACCACGCATGTCCATGTCATTGTCATCATGGTGGAGAAGTGCAATCATGGTGAGCAGCCAGCTCAAGCTGCAGCTGGCTAGCGCTTTCGAAGGGTTCCGGCTCCAACTCGGCTAACCCCTCAACATACTTCATGTGGTCAGCACAGTTACCAGAGGACACTTCGGCCAAAAGCTCTTCACCGTTGGACTCAGACGAAGCTGGGTCATGCCGTGCGACGGTAGTCCTTTCCAGCACCTTCTCCACAAACATAACCCACCTCTCCAGGGTTGAGCGCCGGAGCTGGCAACAAAGCACACAAGCCAGTACAGCCAACGCACTCCTGGTGTGGACAATCCCcagtgttgggactccacagatgaatccattcatttgggtgatttgTTAACTGAAATTTTGGTAGGAGACTTCATTCTCGTTTGTCCCATAATTGTGAGAACCACTGAACgtagcattggccagtctgacctgtgacccagatgtcaccaggtcaataaaaaggtcagcaatcatttgttctctctctttctcctggaatccttcactgcggcaGACACCCCATGGCTGTCCCCCTCTCAGTGTCTGTTCTCCagcacccacctgaactctctcctcctggcttcgctgtgtaatctgctcagagcagaaGCATAGCAttgagtaacagtgtatatagctaagcaaaggactgtttaacttttgtataTGTGATGTTatggatgtgtttttctgaggctttgttgttgtgacgtgtttatctgttaggttaatttggtagccacacgCTAAATTGATGTTttgctccacacagacatgTCTGGGAGTCTTTGCAAGCTAACTAacttttaacttggcactgttATCCTAAGGTGACCACACAcatctagtttggcccttaaagacaaccacacaaggcggagagtaactttaagctcacgtttctctgtttctgaccatgtgggttcatgctcgtgcacatgagacatacggaggcagaacaaagaaacatacacacattccttttggtgCGCACCGagacctgcgcacacacataccctttgttttgtagtttagtGTTTAGTTAGTTTTCATAtcgtgtttttgctttgtttatctttttaaataaatgcttgtgtataattatgctggcttctttaatgttgcacaagagtaatttgccaacctctgctatgttgaactccaaatccttcaacctttCCATCAGTGGAAAGTTTGGTTacagttattcatttaattaataatgagTTTAGTGTTTTTTACGAGACTCAAATTAactggctatcatttctcttctttaagaagagtggtgtcCCCGATGACTTAATTTAAGttacttattttttatctttgataattctgatggccataattaattgatcgcacctacacaagtgggcgCGACCcttttaaacactgtaaatcccaacaccaAACAGACGGGACATGCTTCGTACTGGTCCTCGTCGTGCAAAGAGAAGCCGCGCCCCTGTCAGAAGACTTCTTCTTTGCCTCTTCAGGCTTGGTGCTCATTCCGACACACAAAACTCGTGGACAAGACAAAAACTCAAAATTAGCGCTCCGCCTGCAGCCACACTCACCAACTCGGGCAGCGGTGGCCTGAAGCAACAGAGCTAACCAGCCCGACTCGACAGAGGTGTTCTTTGCAAGGTGAAGAACAAGAACTGGGGGGCGGGGGGTGAATGTGATGACCGATGTGTATATGTGCAGGCGGGGCCTCACGTACATCACCACCACAGGTCATCTGCCTTAAAGGCGTGAATAGAGGTGTCTTCAGTCAGGCCACGCGGGGGCGTGATATCCCAGACTATGTGTGTTGTACCGAGTGAATCGACTGAAAACTGGAAGACCTACACAGAGGCAGTCTTGTTGTGGTTTGAATAATCTGACTCACAAGTATCTCTTAGGTTAAATCTGAcataaaatcttgtttttcctAACATGAATAAGAGCCTCTGTTACTGATTATAGATTATGCCGACATGACTCTGTGCCCATCCATGAACACAGCTGAATTGTTTCTGCCTCAAACATCCATGTGGGTGGTAATAATCAGGTGATGAGAGAAACAGCAGGAGGATATCAGGAATATTTCTCAGTGTGCTCCGAAGCTTATTTTGAATGTATGTCATTGCAGTGGGGTGAGGACTGTTTAAATGAGGAGGCaagggattgtgtgtgtgtgtgtgtgtgtgtgtgccagtgggCCTGCCAGAGAATAAGCACGTACAATGTACAAAGGTCACATGTTCCTCCTCCACACAGTGTGCAGTGAGTGCAGGCAGCCAGTGGTTCTACCTTAGATTATctgtgtgtgatagagagagagaggagggcagagagaaaataaaataaacacgcACATTATCAAAGCAACTTAAAGACTGGGAGAGCATGGCATATTTGGCACAGAACTTTTATTCATGCAAAACAAGTGAAGTCATCAGATctttatcaaagaaaaaaaatactttgtcTATTGTAaagctgtttttattgtaacaataacaacaaaattaGAAAGCATGTCACAAAACTTATCAAACAtctgtcaaaacacatttaaaatacatacaatcATCAAACTAGAGCAAAACTAAAGCAGACAATGACACCATAAAGAACATAAACTATGTGGTCAAAGCTGTGCAGGACTTAAACCACTCCTTCCTCAGGGTCGATGAGTGTGGTCCTACTGGAGAACACGTCAGCCAACATGTGTTTGGGGATTTCTGAGCCGCGGACACGCAGGGTGTAACAGGCATCCTCCACTTTGCCCAGGCTCTGTCGCAGCGTGTGCAGCTTCTTGGACACCTCGTAGGGGCCCGTGTTCCCGATGTAGGAGAAACCGTCATGGATCTGCCGCAGGAACTGGCTCAGCTGGAAGGGTGTGTCGATGTCACCGTTGCCCACGCTGCTGATGCACATCCGCATCAGCTCTCCGGTCAGGTCAGCCACGCCGAGCAGGTAGTCTGAGGGCGTCACCTGGAAGGTCAGGACCTGAGCTCCCAGCTGCAGGGCTTCAGATGAGCCCTGAGATGAAAACAGGATGAGAAAGAATATAAAAATCACACATGAATATCAACAAAAGACATAGGTTAGGAACACTTTTTGGGATCATTTTTTCAGCGCTTTTGGACAGATTGTGCAGAGAAATTCTTATTCTAAAGATTTATGATGACAACAATATTTACAAGATGCGATTGTTACGTCGTGTAGCTGTGCTTCTGCTAGAAGCCCCGGGACGCAAATAAGCAAAGTCCAATTTCTCTCAAGCATGATGATGCTTTTACCACAAAATAGTGAGGTTCAAGCAATTTTGTCTGCATCAACAGGCACCCATCATCTCTGAAAATAACAGGCAGAGTGGATAAAATGACATAATGACACATAATGCTTATAAATGCAGTACATAGTAACACTCAGTGTTGCCTTTGTGTGCCATTAGCACTGctttgaaaagaaatgtaaaataatgcaaaatgaaCATACAACACTAAGATATTCTCAAAGTAATTGTTTGACAGTTTGgggaatatgcttatttgctttcttgctgagagcttcatatttagtgtacagacatgagagtggtaccGATCGAAGTCACAGCAAGAAAGCGtatttaagtgtatttcccaaaatgtcgaactattcctttaaatcttGTAAAATTTGTCtttagaaaaattaaaataacaacaaaacctTTTTAACTCTTCAGTCTGTACAATAGCCATGACACGGATTAATACTGAGTTGGTTATGCTGTACGAGATGACAGAGCAAACAGTGCACGCACCTTAACCTTCTTTAAACTTACCTTAGGATCTACCTTCTCTGTTCTCATGAACACCAGTCTGGCGTTGATCTCCTCCAGGCTGATAAGGCTGCGATGACGGATATAGTGCAGGAAAGAGACGGCCTCCACATACTCCTGGATCCCTAATGCATGAAATGACCACAAGAATCACCACAAGACATTGGGAAGTGCATCCAAATATTTCACTGCTCCTGCTGTTGAATCTAAATGGGATTTGGGTATGGTGGgagccttttttttctccattgatTTATATTTGTGATTTACTAAAAATGACTATTACTAAAAAGAAGGTCAACTATGTATCAAATGAGCATAGCACGTAGAGTGTGTATAAACACTACATGGTATCTGCACAGTATAGATCGCAGATGTAgataatgattaaaataaaacctttttcctGTCGCTGTCTTTTGATTAAACAACAGTGGCCATTTTTTTGTGGCAGGCTGAGATGACCCCTCATTTGTTTTCTGGCCCTGTGTAAACAACAATCAAATAATCACAGGACGGAAGACATTGTGTCTGAAGTTTACTTTTGGAGCGGCAAGTGAACTTCAAAGGGCCTCCTATCTCTAACCACAGTGTGCTGCAGAAAGCCGAGATGAGAATGTGGTTCATCTCCACTTCACTCTGAATATCTTTCACGGCTCTCATTAGGTTTTTAGTCCAAATCGCACCAGCATTTACATGGGCCAAAGCCAGTACACAGAGCAGCTGCATTCAGAACAGTTGGTATGGGAGAATATTAGAACTGAAATATCACAGCTTTCTAAATGTGCTTCCATGACGTCCCCTGGTACTTCACATTCTTCCAAAATCACATGCAGAAGTAGGAAACATGGGTACATTCACGGCACTTTTAGCTGATACCCTGTTAACCGCAAACCTCTCTTGTTTAGAGATGCCTATCCCATATCATACATATTATTTATCTTTAACCTTTAACGGTTTACTcattatgaattattaaaaattttaaatattttctcaatcagcttcttactctCAGGAATGGAGTccaacataaacacaaagttagaacagttaaCACTGCGTAGATGCGTGTTTACATTCTTACCAACTGTTTGTGAACTGACTCGGCTTTACATCCGCAGCATCCcctgtgctgtttttagctcagaGAGATGTGTGTTCATCATGCTAACAGCACTGCACCCTTGATAAGCAGAGCGAGGTATGTGATGTTTGGCTCTATGTACAAGCATGCACAAAATCATTCATTGGTCATTTCAGGTGCAGTGTATGGATGCATGTAAATGcttacagtttgtttgttttttagatgATCTGTCTATAACTTACtgttttatgtaaatgaaaGGTCTAATAAGCAGAATGTGTCTATTTTTCCGTTTTCGTTGTGCTagatagtagtaatagtaatagtaatgcTCCTTATAATGATGCCAGAGGAATAAAATGATTGCACCTGCTAGAGACTGCACgtacttctgtgcaccaatcaggatgtTGCAATATTTGAATCAAAGTCTGATGACGGTTGTGGTGGGCTTATGTTACCAGGCCACTGACTGTTTTATGACtgttaatctttaacaatgatttttgcttatttagtcattaatATTGTCAGGGGCTTTAAATGAACTGCTTATTAGAGGGACCATATCCTGTTCTCATGTAGTAAGTACTAGTAGTCATATATTTTAGGCCCAGCCCCCAGCCTTTATTTGGCAAATTTTGCATAAcctttaacaacaaaaaaacactacaaacaTCTAAACATTGTCAGTGGCCCCACAGCTGTGACACTGGCTTAGAGAGGATACAACACAATCTGAGGCGGACAGGATATGACATGAAAAGGTTACACAGGCTTTGAGGCAGGCAGGCGGAGTTCAGTTCCTGAGTTTACTGCCAGGAGCTGTTCATGTTATTTACTCTGAAGCAGCAGTTACACTAGGTCACTGTGGgctagatttttattttatttatttttttattttactgtagatGATTTCTAAACAATGACTCAAGGAAACCGACTGGAAATTAGAGagattttactgttttacagtTGGTAAAGTTGAGTGCTGAGTGTGTATATAGCCTGACTGGATAGTCTACTGATAGTAGTTTTAATAGAGTTCATCAGAATTCAACAAATATATATGAATGGCCACAGATGATTTAAAGATTAATTGAGCTTAATGTTTGACCAAAGAGTGGTTCACTCAATTGCAGGTGTACCCTGGGAAATGGGCTGGGTCAACCTAAAGAGCTTATCAAAGAGCCGCTCTGTCCTGTTATCAGTGGCAATTACGTTCACATTTAGCCCACAATATCTTTAATGGTCCTTATATAAAAAAAGCAGACCCATTACACATGCCTGGAGACTTCTCGTGCAGCCAAGATTATCTGGAGAGCCCGTGCAGCAAGCCCAGTCTCAATCTAATAAAGAcgataaaaatggaaaaaaaatgaagccTCTAATTGGT
This region of Siniperca chuatsi isolate FFG_IHB_CAS linkage group LG11, ASM2008510v1, whole genome shotgun sequence genomic DNA includes:
- the tsnax gene encoding translin-associated protein X, with the translated sequence MNKREGEGCPRKNADAAQDRDASANPFSPVIAAFKVFQQELDTKHDKYERLVKISRDVTIESKRTIFLLHRVTSVPDPEDVLNEAEGKLDGVRQKIGLIAEELRGEDIYQFHRAFTPGIQEYVEAVSFLHYIRHRSLISLEEINARLVFMRTEKVDPKGSSEALQLGAQVLTFQVTPSDYLLGVADLTGELMRMCISSVGNGDIDTPFQLSQFLRQIHDGFSYIGNTGPYEVSKKLHTLRQSLGKVEDACYTLRVRGSEIPKHMLADVFSSRTTLIDPEEGVV